In one window of Rhodanobacter sp. FDAARGOS 1247 DNA:
- a CDS encoding class I SAM-dependent methyltransferase, whose translation MQSNSIVCRVCGEASDFLCTGNLLGNPVRYFECPSCEYVQTEQPYWLDKAYASAITSADTGIMTRNISNAKIVISTLLVLGRIHSKVLDYAGGHGILVRLLRDYGVDALWSDRYCTNLVARGFEHNNESVGLVTAFEAFEHFTDPCHELDRMLMASSSVIISTLLIPKPTPNPAEWWYYGLEHGQHIGFFRSTTLMKIAADRGMRFYTNGSDYHVITKEKFNGVLWRMAIRWRFLAPLLCKPFLKSLTWVDHLQFLRK comes from the coding sequence ATGCAAAGTAACTCCATCGTCTGCCGCGTCTGTGGTGAAGCCTCGGATTTCTTGTGTACCGGAAATCTTCTTGGCAACCCTGTTCGCTATTTCGAGTGCCCCTCCTGTGAATATGTACAAACCGAACAGCCCTACTGGCTTGACAAGGCGTACGCATCGGCCATTACCTCGGCTGACACCGGAATAATGACGAGGAATATCTCCAACGCGAAAATAGTAATATCCACACTTCTCGTCCTCGGCAGAATCCACTCCAAGGTACTGGATTATGCGGGCGGCCACGGAATTCTTGTCCGCCTCCTTCGCGACTACGGAGTCGACGCCCTGTGGTCTGACCGATATTGCACGAATCTTGTCGCGAGGGGTTTTGAACACAATAACGAAAGTGTGGGACTGGTGACGGCATTTGAAGCGTTCGAACACTTTACGGATCCCTGCCACGAACTCGATCGCATGCTGATGGCCTCTTCCAGCGTAATTATCTCGACGCTGCTCATCCCCAAACCAACACCCAATCCGGCAGAGTGGTGGTATTACGGCCTGGAGCATGGCCAGCACATCGGCTTCTTTCGGTCCACCACATTGATGAAGATCGCAGCCGATCGGGGAATGCGTTTTTATACAAACGGTTCTGACTACCACGTTATAACCAAGGAAAAATTCAATGGTGTTTTATGGCGCATGGCGATAAGGTGGCGTTTTCTCGCGCCTTTGTTATGTAAGCCATTCTTAAAATCTTTGACATGGGTCGATCACCTGCAATTTTTGCGGAAGTAG